One part of the Psychrilyobacter piezotolerans genome encodes these proteins:
- a CDS encoding helix-turn-helix domain-containing protein, translating into MDIGKKIKRLRQEKFLTQDELAMRCELSKGFISQLERDLTSPSITTLIDILEGLGTNLRDFFNEDEDEKIVFKKEDVFESIDEELKYKIEWIVPNAQKNQMEPILITIEEGGRYKEELPHEGEEFGYVLSGTVLIHLGEKIYKARKGESFYYKSRKNHYISNAGKNIVKVLWVSNPPSF; encoded by the coding sequence ATGGATATAGGCAAAAAAATTAAAAGACTGAGACAGGAGAAATTCCTCACTCAAGATGAGTTAGCTATGAGGTGCGAACTATCCAAAGGTTTTATATCCCAATTAGAAAGAGATCTTACATCTCCATCTATCACTACCCTAATAGACATCTTAGAAGGATTAGGTACCAACCTTCGGGATTTTTTCAATGAGGATGAAGATGAAAAAATTGTCTTTAAAAAGGAAGATGTCTTCGAGAGTATCGATGAGGAATTAAAGTATAAGATCGAGTGGATCGTTCCCAACGCACAGAAAAATCAAATGGAACCTATCCTCATAACCATAGAGGAGGGAGGAAGGTATAAGGAGGAACTGCCCCACGAGGGAGAGGAGTTCGGATATGTCCTCAGCGGTACCGTCTTAATTCATTTAGGAGAAAAAATATATAAAGCCCGTAAGGGGGAATCATTTTATTATAAGTCCAGAAAAAACCACTATATTTCCAATGCAGGAAAAAACATAGTTAAAGTTTTATGGGTGTCCAATCCGCCATCATTTTAA
- a CDS encoding ABC transporter permease — protein sequence MKNQRSGLVYSAPITLWLTLLFVAPTLIVIVYSFLKKGIYGGVEWIFSVEGYNFFSSSYFLKVVWNTVEISVVATVITVLTAVPVALYIATSKYKNFLLFLIIIPFWTNFLIRIYSWIALLGNNGLLNNILIKLGLEPHQFIYNKFAVILVSVYAYLPYAILPLYSAIEKFDFAIIDAARDLGASKIKAYIKIFLPNIKPGIITATLFTFIPALGSYAIPKLVGGNDSQMLGNIIARELTITRNWPKAAAISTILTIITVIFILVLSKYDKGHKGGEI from the coding sequence ATGAAAAATCAGAGAAGCGGTTTAGTCTATTCTGCTCCTATAACCCTTTGGCTGACTTTATTATTTGTGGCTCCGACATTAATAGTTATAGTCTACAGCTTCTTAAAAAAGGGAATCTACGGAGGAGTGGAGTGGATATTTTCTGTAGAGGGATATAACTTTTTCAGCAGTTCGTATTTTTTAAAAGTAGTCTGGAATACAGTGGAAATATCTGTGGTCGCCACTGTAATTACGGTCTTAACAGCTGTACCGGTGGCTCTTTATATAGCCACCTCCAAGTATAAAAACTTTTTATTATTTTTAATAATAATTCCATTCTGGACAAATTTTTTGATAAGGATCTATTCCTGGATAGCTCTTCTTGGAAACAACGGCCTGTTAAATAATATTTTGATAAAACTTGGGTTGGAGCCTCACCAGTTTATCTATAATAAGTTTGCAGTAATACTGGTAAGTGTTTATGCATATCTGCCCTATGCTATTTTACCCCTTTACTCTGCCATAGAAAAATTTGATTTTGCAATAATTGATGCAGCAAGAGATTTAGGAGCCAGTAAGATAAAGGCTTATATCAAAATATTTTTACCCAATATAAAACCAGGGATTATAACTGCTACATTGTTTACATTTATACCGGCACTGGGATCTTATGCTATCCCAAAATTAGTCGGGGGAAATGATTCTCAAATGCTGGGAAATATCATAGCCAGAGAACTTACAATTACCAGGAATTGGCCCAAAGCTGCTGCTATTTCAACAATTTTAACAATAATAACAGTTATTTTTATTCTTGTTTTATCAAAATATGATAAGGGTCATAAGGGAGGAGAAATATAA
- a CDS encoding aminotransferase class I/II-fold pyridoxal phosphate-dependent enzyme produces the protein MQNKTPLFDALKNYHKTDIVSFDVPGHKKRFQNEFSDYVGHKIIELDTNSMKELDILNNPTGVIREAHQLMADAYSADEAFFLVNGTTSGIQTMVMSACNPGDKIILPRNVHKSAINALILSGATPVYIDPEVDETLGISLGISVEKIKEALIKDPDIKAVFIINPTYYGAVSDLEEIIKICHEKNMVVLVDEAHGAHFPFHEKFPKNAMALGADMSAVSIHKTGGSLTQSSVLFLNHRRIKQERVKNMLNLTQTTSASYLLMTSLDVARKTLVTQGDEIFNDLLEMISKFREELNSIPGIRCFKSILSDKLYDFDDTKIGINLHGLGLTGFEGYDILREKYNIQMELADTHNILGIASIGDTWEDYQKLIDALKEMAENYEGNNQLIDFNELESLELVVSPRDAFYSETESIPLSEAIGKVSGESIMVYPPGIPLLIQGERITKDLIDHIYFLKEQKAVITGMNDKTLNNISILKGEHR, from the coding sequence ATGCAAAACAAGACACCACTCTTCGATGCATTAAAAAACTATCATAAAACAGATATAGTATCTTTTGATGTTCCGGGACATAAAAAAAGGTTTCAAAATGAATTTTCGGACTATGTAGGTCATAAAATAATAGAATTAGACACCAATTCCATGAAGGAGCTGGATATATTAAATAACCCAACTGGGGTAATAAGGGAAGCCCATCAATTAATGGCTGATGCTTATAGTGCAGATGAAGCTTTTTTTCTTGTAAACGGAACAACTTCTGGTATACAGACCATGGTTATGAGTGCCTGCAATCCAGGTGACAAAATAATCCTGCCTAGAAATGTTCATAAAAGTGCTATCAATGCACTTATTCTAAGTGGAGCTACACCAGTCTATATTGATCCCGAAGTAGATGAAACTTTGGGTATAAGTTTAGGAATAAGTGTAGAAAAAATAAAAGAAGCCCTGATCAAAGACCCGGATATAAAGGCAGTATTTATTATCAATCCGACATATTACGGGGCTGTATCTGATCTGGAAGAAATTATAAAAATTTGTCATGAAAAAAATATGGTTGTCCTGGTAGATGAAGCTCATGGAGCCCATTTCCCGTTTCATGAGAAATTCCCTAAAAATGCCATGGCTTTGGGAGCAGATATGTCTGCTGTAAGTATCCATAAAACAGGAGGCTCCCTTACTCAAAGTTCAGTACTTTTTTTAAATCACAGACGTATAAAACAAGAGAGAGTAAAAAACATGTTAAATTTAACTCAGACTACAAGTGCGTCTTATCTTTTGATGACGAGCTTAGATGTGGCCAGGAAAACTTTGGTTACACAAGGGGACGAGATTTTTAATGATCTTTTAGAGATGATCTCTAAATTTAGAGAGGAGTTAAATTCTATCCCGGGAATAAGATGTTTTAAATCAATATTATCGGATAAACTCTATGATTTTGACGATACCAAGATAGGGATAAATCTTCACGGTTTGGGACTCACAGGATTTGAAGGGTATGATATCTTGAGGGAAAAATATAATATCCAAATGGAGTTAGCAGATACCCACAATATATTGGGAATAGCCAGTATAGGAGATACCTGGGAAGATTATCAAAAACTCATAGATGCCCTCAAAGAGATGGCAGAAAATTACGAAGGAAATAATCAATTAATAGATTTTAATGAACTTGAAAGTCTGGAATTAGTGGTATCTCCCAGGGATGCTTTTTATTCAGAGACCGAGAGTATACCCCTATCGGAAGCTATCGGAAAGGTAAGCGGGGAATCTATTATGGTATATCCTCCAGGAATTCCACTGCTGATCCAGGGAGAGAGAATTACAAAGGATTTGATAGACCATATATATTTTTTAAAGGAACAAAAGGCTGTTATAACTGGAATGAACGATAAAACATTAAATAATATAAGTATTTTAAAAGGAGAACACAGATGA
- the speE gene encoding polyamine aminopropyltransferase: MLDLWYTENWTENTRFSIKVKNHLHSEMSEFQKIDFFESEEYGKFFTLDGLMMVTEKDEFIYHDMITHVAMATNPKVKKVLVIGAGDGGTVRELTRYKNIEKIDMVEIDERVVRLSQQFLPVTADKLTDPRVTMYFEDGLKFVEEAESGEYDLILVDSTDPISVGEGLFTTEFYNNCFRVLGEEGILINQHESPYFEKFSKEMQKAHRKILDTFPIAKVYQFHQPTYPSGHWLFGFASKKFDPIKDHKPEEWEKLNIKTRYYNSELHRGCFALPNYVKEMLEGEK; the protein is encoded by the coding sequence ATGTTAGATTTATGGTATACAGAAAACTGGACTGAAAACACAAGATTTTCAATTAAGGTAAAAAATCATCTTCACAGTGAGATGAGTGAGTTTCAAAAAATAGATTTTTTTGAATCGGAAGAATATGGTAAATTTTTTACTTTAGACGGTCTTATGATGGTGACGGAAAAAGATGAATTTATCTATCATGATATGATTACCCATGTAGCCATGGCAACTAATCCAAAGGTAAAAAAAGTATTGGTTATTGGTGCCGGTGACGGTGGAACTGTCAGGGAATTAACTAGATATAAAAATATAGAAAAAATAGATATGGTAGAAATAGATGAAAGAGTAGTAAGATTATCCCAGCAATTTTTACCTGTTACAGCAGATAAATTAACTGATCCCAGAGTAACGATGTATTTTGAAGACGGGTTAAAATTTGTAGAAGAGGCAGAATCCGGGGAATATGACCTTATTTTAGTAGATTCTACCGATCCAATATCTGTAGGAGAGGGATTATTTACAACAGAATTTTACAATAACTGCTTCAGAGTATTGGGAGAAGAAGGAATCCTGATAAACCAGCATGAATCTCCATATTTTGAAAAGTTTTCTAAAGAGATGCAGAAAGCTCATAGAAAAATATTGGATACTTTTCCAATAGCTAAGGTATATCAATTTCATCAGCCTACTTACCCTTCTGGACACTGGTTATTTGGATTTGCATCTAAAAAATTTGATCCTATAAAAGATCATAAGCCGGAAGAATGGGAAAAATTAAATATAAAAACTAGGTACTATAATTCGGAACTGCACAGAGGGTGCTTTGCATTACCGAACTATGTTAAGGAGATGTTAGAGGGTGAAAAATAA
- the speD gene encoding adenosylmethionine decarboxylase, producing MKLETLGRHILIEFYNCNEETLASPELIEKYMNKAAKIANATIVNSVFHHFNPYGVSGAVIISESHLAIHTWPEYGYAAVDVFTCGDKINPWTAFDFLEGVFGADRSESMEIPRGMVEKIRKFHPEELGKVTFKPEEDQETINY from the coding sequence ATGAAATTAGAAACTTTAGGAAGACATATTTTGATAGAATTTTATAATTGTAATGAGGAGACTTTAGCTAGTCCTGAACTTATTGAAAAATATATGAATAAGGCTGCAAAGATAGCAAACGCGACTATAGTTAATTCGGTATTTCACCACTTTAATCCATATGGAGTATCTGGAGCTGTTATTATCTCTGAATCTCACCTGGCTATTCATACTTGGCCGGAATATGGGTATGCTGCAGTAGATGTATTTACATGCGGAGACAAGATAAACCCATGGACAGCTTTTGATTTTTTAGAGGGTGTATTTGGAGCAGATAGAAGTGAATCTATGGAAATTCCTAGGGGAATGGTAGAAAAAATCAGAAAATTCCACCCTGAAGAATTAGGAAAGGTAACTTTCAAGCCGGAAGAGGACCAGGAAACAATTAATTATTAG
- a CDS encoding ABC transporter permease gives MNKKKFSLNMFILTLVFLYLPLVVLIVQSFNSGKGVGWDGFSLKWYDELFNHSARLWKSFRYSILIALTSSLISTAIGTLGAISLQWYSFKHKKYLQVISYLPLVLPDIIMGVSLLILFTSIKFKLGLVTIFLAHTTFNIPFVLFIVLSRLHDFDYSIVEAAYDLGATQKQALTKVILPNLMPGIISGLLMSITLSLDDFVITFFVAGPGSSTLPLHIYSMIKFGVSPIINALSVILIAGTIALAMSTKKIQKYMVS, from the coding sequence ATGAATAAGAAGAAGTTTTCACTGAATATGTTTATATTAACCCTGGTGTTTCTATACCTACCCTTGGTAGTTCTTATCGTTCAATCTTTTAATTCCGGTAAGGGTGTAGGATGGGATGGATTTTCCCTCAAATGGTACGATGAATTATTTAATCACTCTGCAAGGTTATGGAAATCCTTCAGGTACAGTATCTTAATTGCATTGACTTCGTCTCTAATATCTACAGCAATAGGAACTTTAGGAGCAATATCGCTTCAGTGGTATAGTTTTAAACATAAAAAATATCTCCAGGTAATATCTTATCTGCCCTTGGTTCTTCCGGATATAATAATGGGGGTATCGTTATTAATTTTATTTACCAGTATAAAGTTTAAACTGGGGCTGGTCACTATATTTTTGGCTCATACAACATTTAATATCCCTTTTGTGCTGTTTATTGTGCTGTCTAGGTTACATGATTTCGATTATTCCATAGTGGAAGCGGCGTATGATCTTGGGGCAACCCAAAAACAAGCCCTTACCAAGGTAATATTGCCGAACCTCATGCCGGGGATAATATCCGGACTTTTAATGTCTATCACACTGTCATTGGATGATTTTGTAATAACGTTTTTTGTAGCAGGACCGGGATCTTCTACCTTACCTCTGCATATCTATTCAATGATTAAGTTCGGGGTTTCACCGATTATAAATGCACTTTCAGTGATATTGATTGCAGGAACAATAGCACTGGCTATGTCTACAAAAAAGATACAAAAATATATGGTAAGTTAA
- a CDS encoding M20 metallopeptidase family protein: MDSNKILELAKEISPWLSEVRRDFHMYPELGMEELRTQRKICEYLDEFGILYKKMAKTGVVGEIKGKGAVKTIALRADMDALPILEKNHVSYRSKNNGVMHACGHDAHTAILLGAAKILSEKQDELGVNVRFIFQPAEETVGGAEPMIKEGALEGVDAIFGLHVSSEIEKGSVEYRYKQMNASSDSIEIEIRGVSAHGAYPGEGVDAIVITAQLITAMQSIVSRIDARDSAVLTMGMIAGGTAPNIIADSVKLMGTLRTLDPQVRKLVKEKLRVLVETLPVSMGGKGILKIEKGYSSLINDDKMVDLVKRNAVDILGVGNVLEKEKANMGVEDFGYYLEKIPGVFFYLGVKNEKKGIAASAHNGFFDIDEDALHLGVAIQILNVLSV, from the coding sequence ATGGATAGCAATAAAATTTTAGAATTGGCAAAAGAAATATCTCCCTGGTTATCCGAAGTCAGAAGAGATTTTCATATGTATCCGGAGCTGGGGATGGAGGAATTACGTACCCAGAGGAAAATTTGTGAATATTTGGATGAATTTGGGATCTTATATAAAAAGATGGCAAAAACAGGGGTGGTAGGAGAGATAAAGGGAAAAGGTGCAGTTAAAACTATAGCTCTCAGGGCTGATATGGATGCCCTGCCTATTTTGGAGAAAAATCATGTTTCTTACAGGTCTAAAAATAATGGAGTTATGCATGCCTGCGGTCACGATGCACATACTGCCATCCTTTTGGGTGCAGCTAAAATACTCAGTGAAAAACAGGATGAATTAGGTGTAAATGTCAGGTTTATATTTCAGCCTGCAGAAGAAACTGTAGGAGGAGCTGAGCCCATGATTAAAGAGGGGGCCTTAGAAGGTGTCGATGCTATATTTGGATTGCATGTGAGTTCCGAGATAGAAAAAGGAAGTGTGGAATACAGGTATAAGCAGATGAATGCTTCTTCGGACAGTATAGAGATAGAGATCCGGGGGGTGTCCGCCCATGGGGCATATCCCGGAGAAGGGGTAGACGCAATTGTGATAACAGCTCAACTGATAACAGCTATGCAGTCCATAGTGAGTCGGATAGATGCCAGAGACAGTGCGGTGCTGACCATGGGGATGATAGCTGGAGGGACAGCTCCTAATATCATAGCAGATTCTGTCAAACTCATGGGGACTTTAAGAACTTTGGATCCTCAAGTCAGGAAGTTAGTCAAAGAAAAATTAAGGGTTTTAGTGGAAACTCTGCCTGTTTCCATGGGTGGAAAGGGTATATTAAAGATCGAGAAAGGGTATTCTTCCCTTATTAATGACGATAAGATGGTGGATTTAGTAAAAAGAAATGCAGTGGATATTTTAGGGGTGGGAAATGTGCTGGAAAAAGAAAAGGCTAATATGGGTGTGGAAGATTTTGGATATTATCTGGAAAAAATACCGGGAGTATTTTTCTATCTGGGAGTAAAAAATGAAAAAAAAGGAATAGCAGCGTCAGCTCACAATGGATTTTTTGATATAGATGAGGATGCACTGCATTTAGGAGTTGCTATTCAGATTTTGAATGTCCTGTCGGTATAA
- a CDS encoding extracellular solute-binding protein, which yields MKKSVIFILMLLALAGCGKEEQKNELYLFNWSDYIPDEVITDFENETGIKVITDYYSSNEEMYAKIKAGGDGYDITVPSTDYAEIMMKQGMLEKIDKSKISNLKELNEDIASKISFDKNHDYIIPYSVGATGIAVNTEYVKDFERSFDIYNRKDLKGKMTLLDDMREVMSSALIIAGHSPESSDPQDLEDAQNIILGWKENILKFDSESFGKGFTNGEYLVVHGYYENIAAHMTDEQAENMVFFIPEKGAQMYIDSMVILKGAKNIENAYKFIDYIYRPEVYVKIVDYLETPSINIGAGKLRETTPVYDVEDLKEAYLMKDLGEALAPQSEVWNEILTQ from the coding sequence ATGAAAAAAAGTGTTATATTTATTTTGATGTTATTGGCTTTAGCAGGCTGCGGAAAAGAGGAACAAAAAAACGAGCTTTATTTATTCAACTGGTCGGATTATATTCCAGATGAGGTAATTACTGATTTTGAAAATGAAACAGGAATAAAAGTTATAACTGATTATTATTCTTCCAATGAGGAGATGTACGCAAAGATAAAGGCCGGGGGAGATGGCTACGATATAACTGTTCCATCTACTGACTATGCTGAAATTATGATGAAGCAAGGGATGCTGGAAAAAATAGATAAATCTAAAATTTCAAATTTGAAGGAACTGAATGAAGATATTGCATCTAAGATCAGTTTTGATAAAAATCATGACTATATCATCCCGTATTCTGTAGGAGCAACCGGAATAGCTGTGAATACAGAATATGTGAAAGATTTTGAAAGATCATTTGATATATATAACAGGAAAGACCTGAAGGGGAAGATGACTCTTTTAGATGATATGAGAGAGGTTATGTCCAGTGCACTAATCATTGCAGGGCATTCGCCGGAATCTTCTGATCCGCAAGACTTGGAAGATGCTCAGAATATAATCTTAGGATGGAAGGAAAATATCTTAAAATTTGACAGTGAGAGTTTTGGAAAAGGATTTACAAATGGGGAGTATTTAGTGGTACATGGTTATTATGAAAATATAGCAGCTCATATGACCGATGAACAGGCTGAAAATATGGTGTTTTTCATACCGGAAAAGGGAGCTCAGATGTATATAGACAGCATGGTTATACTAAAGGGAGCTAAAAATATCGAAAATGCTTATAAATTTATAGATTATATCTACAGACCGGAAGTATATGTAAAAATTGTAGATTATTTAGAAACTCCTTCTATAAATATAGGAGCAGGTAAACTCAGAGAAACTACACCAGTTTATGATGTAGAGGATCTGAAGGAAGCTTATCTTATGAAAGATTTAGGAGAGGCATTAGCCCCTCAAAGTGAAGTTTGGAATGAAATTTTAACTCAATAA
- a CDS encoding ArsB/NhaD family transporter, translated as MQLAIGLIIFITTFYLIITEKVPGPIATLLGGLSMALLGIINEHEALNAIGSRLEIILLLVGMMIIVSFVSETGVFQYLALKVAQLVKGEPFPLLVLLAVITAFCSAFLDNVTTLLLMAPVSILLANQLKLDPFPYIMTLIMSANIGGLATLIGDPTQLIIGSEGKIGFNNFMANTAPIAIISMIVLIITVYFMYGRKMVVSRDLKARVMEMDASRSLKNMKLLQESATIFATVIFGFLMNNFIDRGLAIIALSGAVILILITKRDPVEVFKDVGWDTLFFFMGLFMLVQGMEATGLVDIVGHSIIKHTKGNFPLAVSMILWVSALFSSVIGNVANAATVSKIIHFMIPSFKGMNTTTFWWALSMGSLLGGNITLLASATNVVAVSSAAKAGCRITFGKFLKFSFIITVLTLVTANIYLWIRYF; from the coding sequence ATGCAGTTAGCAATAGGTTTAATCATATTTATAACGACATTTTATTTGATAATAACAGAAAAAGTCCCGGGGCCCATAGCCACTCTTTTAGGAGGATTATCCATGGCATTACTCGGGATTATAAATGAACACGAAGCACTCAATGCCATCGGCTCCAGACTGGAAATAATCCTCCTGCTGGTAGGGATGATGATCATCGTTAGTTTTGTCTCTGAAACAGGAGTATTTCAATATTTGGCATTAAAGGTAGCACAATTGGTTAAGGGAGAACCATTTCCATTGCTGGTACTTCTGGCAGTAATAACTGCATTCTGTTCAGCATTTTTGGACAATGTAACCACCCTCTTACTCATGGCACCGGTATCTATCTTACTGGCTAACCAGCTTAAGTTGGATCCATTCCCATACATTATGACCCTCATAATGTCTGCCAATATTGGTGGATTAGCTACCCTTATAGGTGATCCTACCCAGCTTATTATAGGATCAGAGGGTAAAATCGGATTCAATAATTTCATGGCAAACACAGCTCCAATTGCTATCATTTCCATGATTGTGCTGATAATTACAGTCTATTTTATGTACGGTAGAAAGATGGTTGTCTCCAGAGACTTAAAAGCCAGAGTCATGGAAATGGATGCGTCCAGATCCTTAAAAAACATGAAATTGCTGCAGGAATCTGCTACTATCTTTGCCACAGTAATCTTTGGATTTTTGATGAATAACTTCATCGATAGGGGACTGGCAATAATAGCTCTCAGTGGTGCAGTTATATTGATACTAATAACTAAAAGAGATCCTGTAGAAGTATTCAAAGATGTGGGATGGGATACCTTGTTTTTCTTCATGGGACTATTCATGTTAGTACAGGGGATGGAAGCCACAGGTCTCGTGGATATTGTCGGACACAGTATTATAAAACACACCAAGGGAAATTTCCCATTGGCTGTGAGTATGATATTGTGGGTATCGGCATTATTCAGCTCGGTAATTGGAAATGTAGCCAATGCAGCCACGGTATCCAAGATAATTCATTTTATGATTCCCAGTTTTAAAGGTATGAACACTACAACATTTTGGTGGGCACTTTCCATGGGATCACTCCTGGGAGGAAATATCACCCTCCTGGCATCGGCAACCAATGTGGTGGCTGTAAGTTCAGCCGCGAAGGCAGGATGTAGGATAACTTTTGGTAAGTTTCTGAAATTCAGCTTCATCATAACTGTTCTGACCTTAGTTACAGCAAATATCTATCTATGGATTAGATATTTTTAG
- the speB gene encoding agmatinase: MKNKNISTFIGFDNEYDESKIVVFGAPFDGTTSFRPGTRFAPEVMRRESYGLETYSPYLEKDLENYKVFDGGDLEFSFGNPGAVLDSIYKYTEEILKDDKVPFMVGGEHLVSYGSIKAVYEKYPNLHVIHLDAHADLRADYMGEQFSHASVIRRCWDFLGDGKIYQFGIRSGCKEEFLWAKDHTYMEKYSMNTLSEIVDKLKDVPVYITIDLDILDPSIFPGTGTPEPGGITFKEMMDGIKEFEKLNVVGGDIVELSPSYDTSGASTATACKVLREVVLTMV, from the coding sequence GTGAAAAATAAGAATATTTCTACTTTTATTGGATTTGATAATGAATATGATGAATCCAAAATAGTAGTCTTTGGTGCTCCCTTTGACGGGACAACATCTTTTCGACCTGGTACCAGGTTTGCTCCAGAAGTAATGAGGAGAGAATCTTACGGATTGGAAACTTACAGCCCTTATTTAGAAAAAGATTTAGAAAATTATAAAGTTTTTGATGGGGGAGATCTGGAATTTTCATTTGGAAATCCAGGGGCTGTTTTAGATAGTATATATAAATATACTGAAGAAATATTAAAAGATGATAAAGTTCCATTTATGGTAGGAGGGGAACACCTGGTTTCCTATGGGTCAATAAAAGCTGTCTATGAAAAATATCCTAATCTTCATGTTATTCATCTGGATGCACATGCAGACTTGAGGGCAGACTATATGGGAGAACAATTTTCTCATGCTTCGGTGATTAGACGTTGTTGGGATTTTTTAGGAGACGGAAAGATCTATCAATTTGGTATTAGATCTGGATGCAAGGAAGAGTTCCTATGGGCAAAGGATCATACCTATATGGAAAAATATTCTATGAATACATTAAGTGAAATTGTAGACAAACTAAAAGATGTTCCTGTGTATATTACTATTGATTTGGATATTTTAGATCCCTCTATATTTCCAGGGACCGGGACACCGGAGCCGGGAGGAATTACATTCAAAGAGATGATGGATGGGATAAAAGAGTTTGAAAAATTAAATGTAGTAGGGGGAGATATAGTAGAACTTTCTCCCAGCTATGATACCAGTGGAGCTTCTACAGCTACAGCCTGCAAGGTTTTACGGGAAGTAGTTTTGACCATGGTATAA
- a CDS encoding ABC transporter ATP-binding protein: MKQGNIKIDSISKSFDGVEVLKNISFEIKGGEFFSILGGSGCGKTTLLRMIAGFIEADGGTIYLGEEDITRLSPDKRDVNTIFQTYALFPHLTIYENIAFPLRLKKIKDAEIDREVKKYLEMVKLSEHANKYSSQLSGGQKQRVAIARALINKPKVLLLDEPLSALDAKLRQHMLIELDNIHEEVGITFVFVTHDQQEALSVSDRIAVMKDGEVLQIGTPNEIYESPANAYIADFIGETNFIEGEVVELEGEFGYLESSNYGRVKFELDKEVAVGNSVKLTIRPEKVKVSKSKPRYLDGNDNIFKGKIEEVIYSGFQSKFFVNVGDKLFSAFKQHVDFFEEDAETIHWKDEVYVIWDSADSFLLEVI; the protein is encoded by the coding sequence ATGAAACAGGGAAATATAAAAATTGATTCTATATCTAAGTCTTTTGACGGGGTAGAAGTATTGAAAAATATTAGTTTTGAGATTAAGGGCGGAGAGTTTTTTTCTATCTTAGGAGGATCTGGATGCGGAAAAACCACCCTTCTTAGGATGATAGCAGGGTTTATAGAAGCTGATGGAGGAACAATCTATCTGGGGGAAGAGGATATAACCCGTCTAAGCCCGGATAAGAGAGATGTTAATACAATATTTCAAACCTACGCATTATTTCCTCATCTGACAATCTATGAAAATATAGCATTCCCATTGCGGTTAAAAAAAATAAAGGATGCAGAGATAGACAGAGAGGTAAAAAAATATTTAGAGATGGTGAAATTATCTGAACATGCAAATAAATATTCATCCCAGCTTTCAGGGGGACAAAAACAAAGGGTTGCCATAGCCCGTGCACTGATAAATAAACCAAAGGTTCTTCTCTTGGACGAACCATTATCTGCACTCGATGCGAAACTCAGACAGCATATGCTGATAGAATTGGATAATATCCATGAAGAGGTAGGGATTACCTTTGTATTTGTTACCCACGATCAGCAGGAAGCCCTCAGTGTATCTGACAGGATTGCAGTGATGAAGGATGGAGAGGTACTCCAGATAGGAACACCCAATGAGATCTATGAAAGTCCGGCTAATGCATATATAGCTGACTTTATCGGTGAAACCAATTTCATCGAAGGTGAGGTTGTAGAGTTAGAAGGGGAGTTCGGATACCTGGAATCATCTAATTATGGAAGGGTAAAATTTGAGCTGGATAAGGAAGTGGCAGTAGGAAATTCTGTGAAATTAACTATCAGGCCTGAAAAAGTAAAGGTATCTAAATCAAAACCCAGATATTTAGATGGCAATGACAATATATTCAAAGGTAAGATTGAAGAGGTGATCTACTCAGGATTCCAAAGTAAGTTCTTTGTAAATGTAGGAGATAAACTGTTCAGTGCATTCAAACAGCATGTGGATTTCTTTGAGGAAGATGCAGAAACTATCCATTGGAAAGATGAAGTTTATGTTATTTGGGATTCAGCTGACAGTTTCCTCTTAGAGGTGATATAG